A region of Desulfurobacteriaceae bacterium DNA encodes the following proteins:
- the rpoZ gene encoding DNA-directed RNA polymerase subunit omega produces MSKRIPLEPVVENIGNYYETVHVAAKRARHLYTIDNYTFGKDEKGEEHKKTVIALMEIANGKICAKRD; encoded by the coding sequence ATGTCTAAGAGAATTCCATTAGAACCTGTAGTTGAAAATATTGGAAACTACTACGAAACTGTTCACGTAGCAGCTAAAAGGGCAAGACACCTTTATACAATCGATAACTACACTTTCGGAAAAGATGAAAAAGGGGAGGAACACAAAAAAACTGTTATAGCACTTATGGAAATCGCTAATGGAAAAATTTGTGCTAAGAGAGATTAA